One window of the Candidatus Chryseobacterium colombiense genome contains the following:
- a CDS encoding ABC transporter permease/substrate-binding protein has product MQQSLWQFLVEQQHKIFIQVIQHLGLTFIALLFAIAIGLPLGILISRKKKLATPVLTGAGILQTIPSIALLGFMIPVFGIGPEPAIVALLIYALLPIIRNTYTGISGVNNNVIEAAKSLGMSKSQLLFKVELPLAMPVIVAGIRTAAVINVGVATLASFVAAGGLGEFIFGGISLNNSNMILAGAIPAALLAVIVDQIIAFIQKLPYRTIRKILILIPVVFILAGGIYFWTKNSANDLRAGFTPEFMGRKDGDIGVKNTYHLNLNPSVVNDALMYKALYEGKLDVISGYSTDGRIKAYDLMVLNDDKKIFPPYFAAPIIKEKTLQKYPDLEKILDLLAGKISDSVMRELNYKTDYLHEVPEKVAKEFLVKNHLYKTPNKAGNETIRIGSKIFGEQYILAEMYKMLIEGNTYYNVETKTGLGGTKICFDALMNDSIDFYPEYTGTGLLVLLTPDNSTIDKVTKSADLTYQFVQNEFEKKYRIRWLKPIGFNNAYALVMRRNQADQFKIRSITDLKNYTDKK; this is encoded by the coding sequence ATGCAGCAAAGTTTGTGGCAGTTTCTTGTTGAGCAGCAGCATAAAATATTCATTCAGGTGATCCAGCATTTGGGACTGACCTTTATTGCGTTATTGTTTGCTATTGCCATCGGTTTGCCTTTAGGAATTTTAATCAGCCGCAAAAAAAAATTGGCAACGCCCGTTTTAACGGGTGCCGGAATTTTACAGACCATTCCAAGTATTGCTTTACTGGGATTTATGATTCCTGTATTCGGAATCGGACCGGAGCCTGCAATTGTTGCACTGTTAATCTACGCTTTGTTGCCCATCATCCGAAATACTTATACAGGAATTTCGGGAGTAAACAACAACGTCATTGAAGCAGCAAAATCCTTGGGAATGTCGAAAAGCCAATTGCTTTTTAAAGTGGAATTACCTTTGGCAATGCCGGTTATCGTTGCAGGAATCAGAACTGCGGCAGTAATTAATGTCGGAGTGGCAACGTTGGCTTCCTTTGTTGCAGCGGGAGGTTTGGGTGAGTTTATTTTTGGCGGAATTTCTCTTAATAACTCTAATATGATCCTTGCGGGAGCGATTCCGGCGGCATTATTGGCAGTTATTGTGGATCAGATCATTGCCTTCATTCAAAAATTACCATATCGTACGATCCGGAAAATATTGATCCTTATTCCTGTTGTTTTTATACTTGCAGGTGGAATTTATTTTTGGACTAAAAATTCTGCAAACGATTTGCGTGCCGGTTTTACGCCTGAATTTATGGGAAGAAAAGATGGAGATATTGGTGTGAAAAATACTTATCATTTAAATTTAAATCCTTCCGTTGTTAATGATGCACTAATGTATAAGGCTTTATATGAAGGAAAATTAGACGTTATCAGTGGGTATTCTACAGATGGTAGGATTAAAGCTTATGACTTGATGGTTTTAAATGATGACAAAAAAATATTTCCTCCATACTTTGCAGCTCCTATTATTAAGGAAAAAACGTTGCAAAAATATCCTGATCTCGAAAAAATACTCGATCTCCTCGCAGGAAAGATCAGTGATTCTGTTATGAGAGAGCTGAATTATAAAACCGACTATCTTCATGAGGTTCCGGAGAAAGTGGCGAAAGAATTTTTGGTTAAAAATCATTTGTATAAAACTCCCAATAAAGCAGGAAATGAAACGATCCGGATTGGCTCAAAAATATTTGGTGAACAATATATCCTTGCCGAAATGTATAAAATGCTGATCGAGGGAAATACCTATTATAATGTGGAAACCAAAACGGGTTTAGGCGGAACAAAAATCTGTTTTGATGCTTTAATGAACGATTCCATAGATTTTTACCCCGAATATACGGGAACGGGATTGCTGGTTTTACTGACGCCTGATAATTCAACAATAGATAAAGTCACGAAAAGCGCGGATCTTACCTATCAGTTTGTACAAAATGAATTTGAGAAAAAATACAGAATTCGCTGGCTTAAACCTATTGGCTTCAATAATGCTTATGCACTTGTTATGCGAAGAAATCAAGCTGATCAGTTTAAAATAAGATCAATAACCGACTTGAAAAATTATACTGATAAAAAATAA
- a CDS encoding aspartate carbamoyltransferase catalytic subunit: MFTITELSTERINSIVTEALAFANGKTAKIEGEVFCSNLFFEDSTRTKTSFDIAERKLGLQVVPFDASHSSVNKGESLYDTVKTIESLGVNLVVIRDKKDRYFEELENIKIPVINGGDGTGNHPSQCMLDLLTIYQEFGKFEGLKVGIVGDVKHSRVANSNAEALRRLGAKVYFSGPEQWFDEGALINGTYLSVDELIAEVDVLMLLRIQHERHDAKMSFSASEYHRKYGLTKEREQAMKKEAIIMHPAPINRGVEIDTDLVECERSRVFKQMQNGVFARMAILKEALEQEGYTFK; encoded by the coding sequence ATGTTTACAATTACAGAACTAAGCACCGAGAGAATCAACAGTATAGTTACAGAAGCATTAGCTTTTGCCAATGGAAAAACTGCTAAAATAGAAGGAGAGGTTTTTTGCTCAAATCTTTTCTTTGAAGACAGTACCAGAACAAAAACAAGTTTTGATATTGCCGAAAGAAAACTAGGATTACAAGTGGTTCCTTTTGATGCTTCTCACAGTTCTGTAAATAAAGGAGAAAGTCTTTACGACACGGTAAAAACAATTGAAAGTCTGGGGGTAAATCTGGTAGTGATCAGAGATAAAAAAGACAGGTATTTTGAGGAACTGGAAAATATAAAAATTCCGGTTATCAACGGTGGAGACGGAACAGGAAACCATCCTTCCCAATGTATGCTTGATCTGTTGACAATCTACCAGGAATTCGGAAAATTTGAAGGCTTGAAGGTGGGAATTGTAGGAGATGTAAAACACAGCCGCGTTGCCAATTCAAACGCAGAAGCTTTGAGAAGACTGGGTGCAAAAGTATATTTCTCAGGACCTGAACAGTGGTTTGATGAAGGCGCTTTAATCAACGGAACGTACCTAAGTGTTGATGAGTTAATTGCTGAGGTTGATGTTTTAATGTTGTTAAGAATTCAGCACGAAAGACATGATGCAAAAATGAGCTTCTCAGCATCGGAGTACCACAGAAAATATGGTTTGACAAAGGAAAGGGAGCAAGCCATGAAAAAAGAAGCGATTATTATGCATCCGGCTCCAATTAACAGAGGAGTGGAAATTGATACAGATTTGGTAGAATGCGAACGATCAAGAGTATTTAAACAAATGCAGAATGGCGTTTTTGCAAGAATGGCAATTTTAAAAGAGGCGTTGGAACAAGAAGGGTATACTTTTAAATAA
- a CDS encoding carbamoyl phosphate synthase small subunit, which translates to MKKKLILESGEVFHGEGFGTELETAGEVVFNTGMTGYQELISDPSYCGQIVCMTYPLIGNYGINRDDYESIEPAIKGLIVKELCDLPSNFRTQITLDELFKRKNLSGISGIDTRRLTRILRNSGVVKGKIVNADADESAVVAELKSTNFLTNQVEQVSTKTPYANPGRGLKVVLVDFGSKLGIIRELSQRNCDITVVSQDVTAEEILLMNPDGVMLSNGPGDPEDNQQALEMINGILGKVPIFGICLGHQLIGLACGAKTFKLKFGHRGGNHPVLDLEKNKVAITSQNHGYAVDQESLKGTDLIETHIALNDRTNEGLKHKIHPCFSVQYHPEASPGPEDANYLFDEFIELMENFKK; encoded by the coding sequence ATGAAGAAAAAGTTAATACTGGAGTCCGGTGAAGTGTTTCATGGAGAAGGTTTCGGAACAGAATTGGAAACTGCAGGAGAAGTAGTTTTCAATACCGGAATGACAGGGTATCAAGAACTGATTTCTGATCCGTCATATTGCGGTCAGATTGTTTGTATGACCTATCCGCTTATCGGAAACTATGGGATTAATAGAGATGACTATGAGAGTATTGAGCCGGCGATCAAGGGTCTTATTGTAAAAGAACTTTGTGATCTGCCTTCCAATTTCCGTACTCAGATTACTTTAGATGAGTTATTTAAAAGGAAAAACCTTTCAGGAATTTCAGGGATTGATACGAGAAGACTTACAAGAATTCTTCGTAATTCCGGAGTAGTGAAAGGAAAAATTGTAAACGCTGATGCTGATGAAAGCGCAGTTGTAGCAGAATTAAAATCTACAAACTTTCTTACCAATCAGGTAGAACAGGTTTCTACAAAAACGCCTTATGCCAATCCGGGAAGAGGTTTGAAAGTAGTATTGGTAGACTTTGGTTCTAAATTAGGAATTATCAGAGAATTATCTCAAAGAAACTGTGATATCACGGTAGTTTCTCAGGATGTAACGGCAGAAGAGATTTTGCTGATGAATCCTGACGGAGTAATGCTTTCAAACGGTCCTGGAGATCCGGAAGATAACCAACAAGCACTGGAAATGATTAATGGAATTTTAGGAAAAGTTCCGATTTTCGGAATCTGTCTAGGACACCAGTTGATCGGTCTGGCTTGTGGAGCTAAAACTTTCAAACTAAAATTCGGACACAGAGGAGGAAACCACCCTGTATTGGATTTAGAGAAAAACAAAGTGGCCATCACTTCTCAGAACCACGGGTATGCAGTAGACCAAGAGAGTTTGAAAGGGACAGATTTAATTGAAACGCACATCGCACTGAACGACAGAACCAACGAAGGTCTGAAACACAAAATTCACCCTTGTTTCTCCGTTCAGTATCACCCGGAAGCTAGCCCAGGTCCGGAAGATGCGAACTACTTATTTGATGAATTCATTGAATTAATGGAAAACTTCAAAAAGTAA
- the carB gene encoding carbamoyl-phosphate synthase large subunit produces the protein MAKRTDIKTILVIGSGPIIIGQAAEFDYAGTQACLSLKEEGYKVILINSNPATIMTDVEIADKVYIEPISLQFVSHIIRKERPDALLPTLGGQTGLNMAVELEKSGILEECKVEVLGTKLSAINRAEDRDLFRELMRELNEPVPESDIVNTVEGALNFADNIGYPVIVRPAFTMGGTGGGIASNEVELKEIAELGLKHSPVTQCLIEKSIAGFKEIEYEVMRDANDNAIVVCNMENIDPVGVHTGDSIVVAPSQTLSDREYQLLRNASLKIIRALGIEGGCNVQLALDPHSFDYYIIEVNPRVSRSSALASKATGYPIAKIAAKIAVGLTLDEIMNPVTGKTYACFEPALDYVVTKFPRFPFDKFETADRRLSTQMKATGEVMAIGRNFEESLQKAIRSLETGIKHIGLKTKQAAALTAEEIERRIRVCDDERLFIIGDALRRGYDWEQIVEWSKIDKFFIWKIKKLIDFEKVIAENKFNKEIVLEAKKLGFADVNIAVLWNVTEREVFNFRKENGVMPVYKMVDTCAAEFESETPYFYGTYEEENESVVSNKEKIIVLGSGPIRIGQGVEFDYATVHSVWAIKEMGYEAIIINNNPETVSTDFSISDKLYFEPLTEEDVMNIIELEKPKGVVVQFGGQTAINLADKLASHGVQILGTSLEDLDRAENRDKFEKALQEMQIPQPLGKTSTSKEEAIKIANEIGYPVLVRPSYVLGGRAMEIVYSESELAHYMEFAVDASPEHPVLVDRYMVGKEIEVDAICDGETVIIPGIMEHIERAGVHSGDSIAVYPPQNISQSEVDTLVDYTQRLAKGLNVVGLMNIQYVLFEGNVYVIEVNPRSSRTVPFLSKITDVPMANLATKAILGQKLTDLGYKNGLVPNKEGVFVKVPVFSFSKLTKVDISLGPEMKSTGEVMGKDTTLEKALYKGLVAAGRKVPMHGSILFTVADKHKQEAADLAARFHEVGFRIWATEGTAKFFEEKGIPCKIGYKIGEESVNLIDLIQKGKVQYVVNTTTKGKQAERDGFQIRRMSVENGVPCLTSMDTVEAILKVIESMSFKMETM, from the coding sequence ATGGCAAAACGTACAGATATAAAAACAATTTTAGTAATCGGTTCAGGACCTATTATCATCGGTCAGGCAGCGGAATTTGATTACGCAGGAACGCAGGCTTGTCTGTCTTTGAAGGAAGAAGGCTACAAGGTAATTTTGATCAATTCAAACCCTGCAACGATTATGACAGATGTTGAAATCGCAGATAAAGTATATATCGAGCCGATTTCACTTCAGTTTGTAAGTCATATCATTAGAAAAGAGCGTCCAGATGCACTTTTACCGACTCTTGGAGGTCAGACTGGACTGAACATGGCGGTAGAATTGGAAAAATCAGGTATTCTTGAAGAATGTAAAGTTGAGGTTTTAGGAACAAAACTATCAGCGATCAACAGAGCGGAAGACAGAGATTTGTTCCGTGAATTGATGAGAGAACTGAACGAACCGGTTCCTGAATCTGACATCGTAAACACGGTAGAAGGAGCATTAAACTTTGCTGACAATATCGGATATCCAGTAATTGTTCGTCCTGCTTTCACCATGGGTGGAACAGGAGGTGGTATCGCTTCCAATGAAGTTGAACTAAAAGAAATTGCTGAATTAGGATTAAAACACAGTCCGGTAACTCAGTGTCTGATCGAAAAATCAATCGCAGGTTTCAAAGAAATTGAATATGAGGTAATGCGTGATGCAAACGACAACGCGATTGTAGTTTGTAACATGGAAAATATTGATCCGGTTGGAGTTCACACAGGAGATTCAATTGTTGTAGCGCCTTCTCAAACGCTTTCGGACAGAGAATACCAGTTACTGAGAAACGCTTCATTAAAAATCATCAGAGCATTAGGAATTGAAGGTGGATGTAACGTACAGTTGGCATTAGATCCACATTCATTCGACTATTATATTATCGAGGTAAACCCGAGAGTTTCCCGTTCATCAGCTTTAGCATCTAAAGCAACGGGTTATCCGATTGCGAAAATTGCAGCAAAAATCGCAGTAGGCTTAACACTTGATGAAATCATGAATCCGGTTACAGGGAAGACTTATGCTTGTTTCGAGCCAGCTTTAGATTATGTAGTAACTAAATTCCCGAGATTCCCATTCGATAAATTCGAAACGGCGGATAGAAGATTATCAACGCAAATGAAAGCAACGGGTGAAGTAATGGCGATCGGAAGAAATTTCGAAGAGTCTTTACAAAAAGCGATCCGTTCTCTGGAAACAGGAATTAAACATATCGGTTTAAAAACCAAGCAGGCAGCAGCTCTTACAGCTGAAGAAATCGAAAGAAGAATCAGAGTGTGTGATGATGAAAGATTGTTCATCATCGGAGATGCTTTAAGAAGAGGGTATGATTGGGAACAAATCGTAGAATGGAGTAAAATCGATAAATTCTTCATCTGGAAGATCAAGAAATTAATTGATTTCGAAAAAGTTATCGCTGAAAATAAATTCAACAAAGAAATCGTTTTAGAAGCTAAGAAATTAGGTTTTGCAGATGTAAACATTGCAGTTCTTTGGAATGTAACGGAGCGTGAAGTGTTCAATTTCAGAAAAGAAAACGGAGTGATGCCGGTTTATAAAATGGTAGACACCTGCGCTGCGGAATTCGAATCTGAAACTCCATATTTCTACGGAACGTACGAAGAAGAAAACGAATCTGTAGTTTCAAATAAAGAAAAAATCATTGTTCTAGGTTCAGGACCGATCAGAATCGGACAGGGAGTTGAGTTTGATTATGCAACAGTTCACTCAGTTTGGGCAATCAAGGAAATGGGTTACGAAGCAATCATCATCAACAACAACCCTGAAACGGTTTCTACAGACTTCTCAATCTCAGATAAATTATACTTCGAGCCTTTAACGGAAGAAGATGTAATGAACATCATTGAGCTAGAAAAACCAAAAGGAGTTGTAGTACAGTTCGGTGGCCAAACTGCGATCAACCTGGCTGATAAATTGGCTTCTCACGGAGTTCAGATCTTAGGAACTTCTTTGGAAGATTTAGACAGAGCTGAAAACAGAGATAAATTTGAAAAAGCGCTTCAGGAAATGCAGATTCCTCAGCCTTTAGGAAAAACGTCAACCTCAAAAGAAGAAGCGATAAAAATTGCTAATGAAATAGGTTATCCGGTGTTGGTTCGTCCGAGCTATGTCTTAGGAGGTAGAGCGATGGAAATTGTGTACTCAGAAAGCGAACTGGCTCACTATATGGAATTTGCGGTAGACGCAAGTCCGGAACATCCGGTTTTGGTCGACAGATACATGGTTGGAAAAGAAATAGAAGTTGATGCGATCTGTGATGGAGAAACGGTAATCATTCCGGGGATTATGGAACATATCGAAAGAGCAGGAGTTCACTCCGGAGACTCGATTGCTGTGTATCCTCCTCAAAATATCTCACAAAGTGAAGTTGATACGTTGGTAGATTACACACAAAGACTGGCAAAAGGATTGAATGTAGTTGGTTTAATGAATATTCAGTATGTTCTTTTTGAAGGAAATGTGTATGTGATCGAGGTAAATCCACGTTCATCGAGAACGGTTCCTTTCTTATCTAAAATCACGGATGTTCCAATGGCAAACTTGGCTACGAAAGCAATTTTAGGTCAAAAGCTAACTGATTTAGGATATAAAAACGGATTGGTTCCAAATAAAGAGGGAGTTTTCGTAAAAGTTCCGGTGTTCTCTTTCTCAAAACTAACGAAAGTTGACATCTCTTTAGGTCCTGAAATGAAGTCTACAGGAGAGGTTATGGGTAAAGACACGACATTAGAAAAAGCATTGTATAAAGGATTGGTTGCAGCAGGAAGAAAAGTCCCTATGCATGGTTCTATCTTGTTCACAGTAGCGGATAAACACAAGCAGGAAGCAGCTGATTTGGCGGCTAGATTCCATGAAGTTGGTTTCAGAATCTGGGCAACGGAAGGAACAGCGAAATTCTTCGAAGAAAAAGGAATTCCTTGTAAAATAGGATACAAAATCGGAGAGGAAAGTGTAAACCTGATCGACCTGATCCAGAAAGGAAAAGTTCAGTACGTTGTCAACACCACTACAAAAGGAAAGCAGGCTGAAAGAGACGGTTTCCAGATCAGAAGAATGAGTGTGGAAAACGGTGTTCCTTGTTTAACATCCATGGATACAGTTGAAGCCATTTTAAAAGTAATCGAAAGCATGAGTTTCAAAATGGAGACAATGTAA
- a CDS encoding SRPBCC domain-containing protein, producing the protein MSSQNFSYTLTTSKSPNEIFNRLIDPKQWWNGLHDEIITGKSEKINDVFIFDAGNGVHHTEQKLIEVIPDKKIVWEVTDSNLTFASKTDEWTGTKISFEIFKEDHRTKIVFTHDGLTPQFECYDGCSGAWLQYLMQLEKNLNE; encoded by the coding sequence ATGAGTTCACAAAATTTCTCTTACACACTCACCACCTCAAAATCTCCAAATGAAATTTTTAATAGATTAATTGATCCAAAACAATGGTGGAATGGCCTACACGATGAAATTATCACTGGAAAATCTGAAAAGATAAATGATGTATTCATTTTTGATGCGGGAAACGGAGTACATCATACCGAGCAAAAACTGATAGAAGTTATTCCGGATAAAAAGATTGTCTGGGAAGTTACGGACAGCAATCTGACATTTGCAAGCAAGACTGATGAATGGACGGGAACGAAAATAAGCTTTGAAATTTTTAAAGAAGACCATAGAACAAAAATTGTTTTTACACACGATGGATTAACTCCACAATTTGAATGTTATGATGGCTGTTCTGGCGCTTGGCTGCAATATTTGATGCAGCTTGAGAAGAATTTAAATGAATAG
- a CDS encoding ABC transporter ATP-binding protein, whose translation MTKHQKRVGEVYHFFDNKDTVLGFRKLLDCAMDTQNMEIYKESIELTDWKEQYPAYTEELIEKSKILLQKIEKIPVKEHSLEKSVLRARNILKSYGSNRFSLGPVSMEINKGQVYGLVGENGNGKTTLLRILAKEISHNEGELHYSFTIQPKDEYDLRTKLIYIPQRTAKWYGSLKDNLKFVLSNYGVAPEENETRTLMMIARLGLWNYKHLKWNELSSGYKMRFELARTLLRQPEILLLDEPLANLDVLAQQVILEDLKSIANSVNNPIALILSSQQLYEVEKVSDKVIFLKNGQYKDNSELKDTENDHLIIEIDTPNSREELLEVFKNFSLEKLNFNGGVYVAYFSAETEFYEVITALGNAKAEIVYIRNISSSTRRFFVS comes from the coding sequence ATGACGAAACATCAGAAAAGAGTAGGTGAGGTCTATCATTTTTTTGATAACAAAGACACTGTTTTAGGATTCAGGAAATTGCTGGATTGTGCAATGGATACTCAGAATATGGAAATCTACAAAGAATCCATTGAGTTAACCGACTGGAAAGAGCAATATCCAGCGTATACCGAAGAGCTGATTGAAAAATCCAAAATTCTTCTTCAAAAAATAGAAAAAATTCCGGTAAAAGAACATTCGCTGGAGAAATCTGTGCTTCGGGCCCGAAATATTTTAAAATCCTACGGAAGCAATCGCTTTTCTTTAGGTCCGGTTTCTATGGAAATCAATAAAGGCCAGGTTTATGGACTGGTAGGAGAGAACGGAAACGGAAAAACGACTCTTTTGAGGATTTTGGCTAAAGAGATCTCTCATAATGAAGGCGAACTGCATTATTCTTTTACCATACAGCCCAAAGATGAATATGACCTTCGTACAAAACTGATATATATTCCACAAAGAACTGCAAAATGGTATGGAAGCTTAAAAGATAATTTAAAATTTGTGTTGTCAAATTATGGGGTTGCTCCTGAAGAAAACGAGACGAGAACTTTAATGATGATTGCCCGTCTCGGGCTTTGGAATTACAAACACCTGAAATGGAATGAGCTTTCTTCCGGATATAAAATGCGTTTTGAACTGGCGAGAACCCTTTTGAGACAACCTGAAATTCTGCTATTGGATGAACCTTTGGCGAATCTTGATGTACTCGCTCAACAGGTGATTTTGGAAGATCTTAAATCGATCGCAAATTCTGTAAACAATCCGATTGCCTTGATTTTAAGCTCACAGCAATTGTATGAAGTAGAGAAGGTTTCTGATAAAGTAATTTTCCTTAAAAACGGTCAGTATAAAGACAACTCTGAATTAAAAGATACGGAAAATGATCATCTGATCATAGAAATCGACACTCCGAATTCCAGAGAAGAATTGCTGGAGGTCTTCAAAAATTTCAGTTTAGAAAAACTTAATTTTAACGGAGGGGTTTATGTGGCTTATTTTTCGGCGGAAACTGAATTTTATGAAGTCATAACAGCGCTTGGAAATGCCAAAGCAGAAATCGTGTATATCCGTAATATTTCATCCTCTACAAGAAGATTCTTTGTAAGCTAA
- a CDS encoding isocitrate lyase/phosphoenolpyruvate mutase family protein — protein MTHIQTFKELHKNEEPLLLGNVWNPQSAKVYEKLGYKALATSSSAVAHSLGYEDGENMTFGEYLYIVERILKSISIPLTVDLEGGYGKNAKEIVSNISKLAEIGVVGINIEDSLIVNGIRQITDKVIFYEKLKSVISKLKENNVDIFVNLRTDPFLLGLENPVEETLQRIKLFEETGIDGIFVPCITSENDIETIVNETQLPVNVMAMPELPDFATLKRLGVKRISSGNFANGYIYKSLEEKGREIIKEKSFSPIFISS, from the coding sequence ATGACACATATTCAGACTTTTAAAGAACTGCATAAAAACGAAGAGCCTTTATTATTAGGAAATGTATGGAATCCGCAAAGTGCCAAAGTATATGAAAAATTAGGATACAAAGCATTGGCAACCTCCAGTTCGGCTGTTGCCCATAGTTTAGGATATGAAGATGGTGAAAATATGACCTTTGGTGAGTATCTTTATATTGTTGAACGAATTTTAAAATCTATATCAATTCCATTAACAGTAGATTTGGAAGGTGGTTATGGAAAAAATGCTAAAGAAATTGTTTCAAATATTTCAAAGCTTGCCGAAATAGGAGTGGTTGGAATCAATATTGAAGACAGTTTGATAGTAAATGGAATCAGACAAATTACAGATAAAGTGATTTTTTATGAAAAGCTGAAATCGGTTATTTCAAAATTAAAAGAAAACAATGTTGATATATTCGTTAACCTGAGAACAGATCCGTTTTTATTGGGATTGGAAAATCCTGTAGAAGAAACACTTCAGAGAATAAAACTCTTTGAAGAAACAGGAATTGACGGGATTTTTGTTCCTTGTATTACTTCAGAAAATGATATTGAAACAATTGTAAACGAAACACAGCTTCCGGTGAATGTAATGGCGATGCCTGAACTTCCGGACTTTGCTACATTAAAAAGATTGGGAGTGAAAAGAATTTCTTCAGGTAATTTTGCCAATGGATATATTTATAAAAGCTTAGAAGAAAAAGGTCGGGAAATTATAAAAGAAAAAAGTTTTTCACCTATTTTTATATCATCATGA
- a CDS encoding methylated-DNA--[protein]-cysteine S-methyltransferase: protein MKLTEDRMYQASLDKDSSFEGTYWMAVKTTGIFCRPTCTARKPKKENVEFFLSTEEAIEKGYRACKICKPLKKLNETPQYIQELLTELAQNISLKIKDADLSKRNIEPVTLRRWFLKNHGMTFQAFQREFRMNAAFKKIKNGESIIETALDSGYESLSGFNEGFKNILGTSPKKSKRQMIIDLKRIETPLGTMFACAVEEGICLLEFTDRKNMDKQFISLSKALNAEIVQGENKHFKQLEEELKEYFEGKRQTFEVPLFTTGTQFQEKVWQLLREIPIGEIRTYKQQSELLGNPKAIRAVGTANGINKIAILIPCHRVIGSNGDLVGYAGGIWRKQKLLELEKAILF from the coding sequence ATGAAATTGACAGAGGACAGAATGTATCAGGCATCTCTGGATAAGGATTCTTCATTTGAAGGAACCTACTGGATGGCTGTAAAAACGACCGGAATATTTTGCCGGCCGACCTGTACTGCGCGAAAACCCAAAAAGGAAAACGTAGAATTTTTCCTAAGTACAGAAGAAGCTATTGAAAAAGGATACCGTGCCTGTAAGATTTGCAAACCTCTGAAAAAATTAAATGAAACCCCTCAATATATTCAGGAGTTATTAACAGAACTGGCACAAAATATATCGCTGAAAATAAAAGATGCAGATCTCTCAAAAAGAAATATAGAACCAGTGACACTCCGCCGCTGGTTTTTAAAAAATCATGGAATGACTTTTCAGGCTTTTCAAAGAGAATTCCGGATGAATGCTGCTTTTAAGAAAATTAAGAATGGAGAAAGCATTATAGAAACGGCTTTGGATTCAGGATATGAAAGCTTAAGCGGTTTTAATGAAGGATTTAAAAATATTTTGGGAACTTCCCCGAAAAAAAGTAAAAGACAAATGATTATTGATCTTAAAAGAATTGAAACCCCTCTCGGAACCATGTTTGCCTGTGCTGTTGAGGAAGGAATTTGTCTGCTCGAATTTACAGACCGCAAAAATATGGACAAACAATTCATTTCATTATCGAAAGCTTTGAATGCGGAAATTGTGCAGGGTGAAAATAAACATTTTAAACAACTTGAGGAGGAATTAAAAGAATATTTTGAAGGCAAAAGACAAACATTTGAAGTTCCGTTATTTACAACAGGGACTCAGTTTCAGGAGAAAGTCTGGCAACTCTTAAGAGAAATCCCAATAGGCGAAATCAGAACCTATAAACAACAATCAGAACTTCTCGGAAATCCGAAAGCGATTCGCGCTGTTGGAACGGCAAATGGGATCAATAAAATTGCCATTTTAATTCCCTGCCATCGTGTGATTGGCTCCAACGGTGATTTGGTGGGCTATGCGGGAGGAATATGGAGAAAACAAAAATTATTGGAACTGGAGAAGGCTATTCTGTTTTGA
- a CDS encoding DUF2911 domain-containing protein yields the protein MKKLLFALCISTSVFSFAQDYSVPAVSPRQKVEQQFSMSKITVDYGRPGVKGRKIFGDLVPYGQVWRAGANSSTKITFGQSVNFGGKVVPAGTYGLFIVPTEKEWKVILNKDFQQWGAYTYDPKQDVVDVTVPVNKLVDKQEWFEITLNPTDENTGNLVIKWDTSEAEVSLKPAKLDAVIKISDKLKEIKKIESDAAKAKS from the coding sequence GTGAAAAAGTTACTATTTGCACTTTGCATATCAACATCAGTTTTCAGTTTTGCACAGGATTATTCCGTACCGGCTGTAAGTCCGCGTCAGAAGGTGGAGCAGCAGTTTTCAATGTCTAAAATCACAGTTGACTACGGAAGACCGGGAGTGAAAGGTCGTAAGATTTTTGGTGATCTGGTTCCTTACGGACAGGTTTGGAGAGCCGGAGCAAATTCATCAACAAAAATTACTTTCGGACAGTCTGTTAATTTCGGCGGGAAAGTAGTTCCGGCAGGAACGTATGGTTTATTTATCGTTCCCACAGAAAAAGAATGGAAAGTTATCTTAAATAAAGATTTTCAGCAATGGGGCGCTTATACGTATGATCCAAAACAGGATGTAGTAGATGTTACAGTTCCGGTAAATAAACTTGTGGATAAGCAAGAGTGGTTTGAAATTACTTTAAACCCAACAGATGAAAATACAGGGAATTTAGTGATCAAATGGGATACTTCTGAAGCTGAAGTAAGCTTAAAACCCGCAAAATTAGATGCTGTAATTAAAATTTCAGACAAACTGAAAGAAATCAAAAAGATCGAATCTGATGCCGCAAAAGCCAAAAGCTAA